A genomic window from Quercus lobata isolate SW786 chromosome 10, ValleyOak3.0 Primary Assembly, whole genome shotgun sequence includes:
- the LOC115965751 gene encoding SNF1-related protein kinase regulatory subunit gamma-1-like, which produces MLLLLSKYKMKSVPMVDLGEGKIENIIIQSAVIHMLAECAALQWFESWGTKRLSELRLPVMTPNSNIKVHEDEPVLQAFKLMRKKKIGGIPVIEKGSSRAVGNISLRDVQFLLTAPEIYHDCRSITGKNYLTAVRSYLEKNHENCPLVTGMITCKRDHMKELIHLLDSEKFHRIYVVDNDGNLEGVITLRDIISKLVHEPRGYFGDFFDGALPLPQNSRV; this is translated from the exons ATGCTCTTGCTGCTTTCAAAGTATAAAATGAAAAGTGTTCCTATGGTTGATTTGGGTGAAGGTAAAATTGAAAACATCATCATACAATCTGCTGTCATTCATATGCTAGCAGAATGTGCTGCACTTCAATGGTTTGAAAGTTGGGGAACCAAGAGATTATCTGAGCTCAGACTTCCAGTGATGACACCAAATAGTAATATCAAG GTCCATGAGGATGAACCGGTGCTCCAGGCATTTAAGTTgatgaggaaaaagaagattggAGGGATTCCTGTTATTGAAAAGGGGAGTAGCAGGGCAGTGGGTAATATAAGCTTAAGAGATGTTCAGTTCTTGCTAACTGCTCCAGAAATCTACCATGATTGTAG ATCTATCACGGGTAAGAACTACCTGACAGCCGTTAGAAGTTACTTAGAGAAAAATCATGAGAACTGCCCATTAGTGACTGGCATGATCACGTGCAAAAGGGACCACATGAAAGAATTGATTCATCTTCTTGATTCTGAGAAGTTTCACCGGATATATGTTGTTGATAATGATGGGAATCTAGAGGGAGTTATCACACTGAGAGACATTATCTCAAAGCTAGTACATGAGCCCCGTGGCTACTTTGGCGATTTCTTTGATGGTGCTCTGCCACTGCCCCAAAACAGCAGGGTTTAA